Part of the Nitrospirota bacterium genome, TCCGTCTGAGGGACGACAACGAAGCGACCACTCGCCTGAACGAACTGCGTCAGATGTACGAACCCTACGTCTATGCCCTGTCCAGGCGGCTGAAGCTTCCCCTTCCGCCATGGTTCCTGAAGTCAACCATCATGGACAACTGGCAGGTCAGCGCCTGGGGCCGGAGCGCCGGCTTTAAAAAAGACGAGCCTCCGGAACAGCGTGAACGGGAGCACTTCTAAAGGGTAAGAGAAACCCGCACCGGAAGGACCGGTTTACGGCTGGCAGCGGCCTCGTGCGCTCACTTAAGGTGCAGGAGTGAGAACCTTGCTGTTGCGGTCGAGGAATGCGTCGAGCGGCTCCGCAGGCCTCCCGGCGAGCCTTGTCATGTCTCCGCTGACCATATCGAACGCACCCGTTCGCATTGCTTCCTGGATGTCCAGATAGGCGCGTATGGCTCCCGCGGGCAACCCGGCCTCAACGAGCCCCTGCCGAAGCTGCTCAGGCGTGATCGGCACACGGGAGACGGGCCTGCCTGAAGCCTTCGTTGCTGCTGCGGCAACTTCTTCCTGCGTGACTGCCCGGGGGCCGGTCGCGTAGTAGGTCACGTCCTCGTGCCCCGGTGTCGCCAGGACGCCGGCCGCAAGCGCTGCCACGTCGTCGCGGGACACGTAGGCCACCGGAGCGGCGTCCGGCGCTGCATAAGTCCCGGACGTGACTGCCCGGGGAAGAACAGCCAGAAGATTGTCGGCATAAAGCGACATGCGGATGACCGTCCATACCGTCGCGAGTTCGAACAGAGCCATTTCCGTGGAGAAATGCGTGTCAAAGAGGTCCGGCCCCGGCCTCGCGCCGACGGTCGAGAGATAGATGATATGATGAACGCCTGCCCCGACGGCTGCCCTCACCGCGGCGCAGTGCTGCTTCCGGCGCACCCCGGTCCGAAGGTCCGATGTCGGAATGATCAGCAGTTTTTCTATCCCTCTGAATGCCGGCAGAAGCCCTCCCGGAACATCAAAATCACCGGTTCGGATTGTCGCCCCTTGTGCTGAGAAAGCGGCAACCTTTGCCGGAGTCCGCGTCACCGCGACAATATCCTTCGGAGGAATCTTGCCCACCAGCAGCCTCAGAATGCCAGAACCGAGCTGACCG contains:
- a CDS encoding NAD(P)H-binding protein yields the protein MIGITGASGQLGSGILRLLVGKIPPKDIVAVTRTPAKVAAFSAQGATIRTGDFDVPGGLLPAFRGIEKLLIIPTSDLRTGVRRKQHCAAVRAAVGAGVHHIIYLSTVGARPGPDLFDTHFSTEMALFELATVWTVIRMSLYADNLLAVLPRAVTSGTYAAPDAAPVAYVSRDDVAALAAGVLATPGHEDVTYYATGPRAVTQEEVAAAATKASGRPVSRVPITPEQLRQGLVEAGLPAGAIRAYLDIQEAMRTGAFDMVSGDMTRLAGRPAEPLDAFLDRNSKVLTPAP